The following coding sequences are from one Desulfobacterales bacterium window:
- a CDS encoding PaaI family thioesterase, whose product MDDKVKKAIYSAVEKEPFAKALKMKLIDINDGYSLVEMKYEAELMNNIYDRAHGGAIFALIDEAFETASQTDGTIAVALNINVTYAASPENGAILKAEAKEIKRTKKTAIFEIKVFSQDKDLIATCQAVAYRTGKPIPFI is encoded by the coding sequence ATGGACGATAAAGTAAAAAAAGCTATTTATTCCGCTGTTGAGAAAGAGCCTTTTGCGAAAGCCTTAAAAATGAAGTTAATAGATATTAATGACGGATATTCTCTTGTTGAAATGAAATATGAGGCTGAGCTAATGAACAATATTTATGATAGAGCTCATGGAGGCGCAATATTTGCTTTAATAGATGAAGCATTTGAAACAGCATCCCAGACTGATGGAACTATCGCTGTTGCATTAAATATAAACGTCACTTATGCAGCAAGCCCAGAAAATGGAGCTATATTAAAGGCTGAAGCCAAAGAAATAAAAAGAACTAAAAAAACAGCTATTTTTGAAATAAAAGTGTTTTCCCAAGATAAAGATTTAATAGCTACTTGTCAGGCTGTAGCTTACAGGACTGGAAAGCCTATACCTTTTATTTGA